One segment of Candidatus Nitrospira nitrosa DNA contains the following:
- the atpF gene encoding F0F1 ATP synthase subunit B, translating into MPQFESHFFSSLIFWEVVSFGILLFILYKYAFPGILSVLEEREKKIKDSLDQADRHRTEAESRLKDYEAKLSAAGKEAEAILAAAKERAQRLLDENEQRLTTDAERIKGDATREIEQERRKALQDIRTQTTELALMVAEKVVQRSLTDADQRKFADEALEALSRSQQR; encoded by the coding sequence ATGCCACAGTTTGAATCGCACTTTTTCTCGTCCCTGATTTTCTGGGAAGTTGTATCCTTCGGCATTTTATTATTCATCCTGTATAAGTATGCATTCCCAGGGATCCTCAGCGTCCTTGAAGAACGAGAAAAGAAAATTAAGGACAGTCTCGATCAGGCTGACCGTCACCGAACAGAGGCCGAAAGCCGACTGAAGGACTATGAGGCGAAGCTCAGTGCAGCCGGTAAGGAAGCGGAGGCCATCCTCGCAGCGGCAAAAGAACGAGCACAGCGGCTGCTTGATGAAAACGAGCAACGGTTGACCACTGACGCTGAGCGGATCAAAGGCGATGCCACGAGAGAAATCGAACAAGAACGGCGTAAGGCCCTTCAGGACATCCGTACCCAGACCACGGAATTGGCGCTCATGGTTGCGGAAAAGGTTGTGCAGCGGAGTTTGACCGACGCTGATCAACGGAAGTTCGC
- the atpE gene encoding ATP synthase F0 subunit C: MDSAAAGLIGMGCAAAGFAGAGVGIGFIFGKMIEVVARQPEAEARVTKYMWIGFALVEAIALYGLVIAFIIMGFRK; this comes from the coding sequence ATGGATTCAGCAGCAGCAGGGTTAATCGGTATGGGATGTGCCGCGGCAGGGTTTGCCGGAGCGGGTGTCGGTATCGGGTTCATCTTTGGAAAGATGATCGAGGTCGTGGCACGTCAGCCTGAGGCGGAAGCGCGCGTCACGAAGTATATGTGGATCGGTTTCGCATTGGTGGAAGCCATTGCGCTCTACGGCCTGGTCATTGCCTTTATCATCATGGGATTCCGTAAATAA
- a CDS encoding AtpZ/AtpI family protein, whose translation MAPPQDPLYAGLGQAIRIATDLLAALIVGGALGWVCDTYVLDSTPWGMIIGLLMGIVAGMRNAYRSVQRWPKTERPE comes from the coding sequence ATGGCCCCTCCACAAGATCCCTTATATGCGGGGCTCGGCCAAGCGATTAGGATCGCAACTGATCTGCTTGCGGCCTTGATTGTGGGGGGAGCACTAGGGTGGGTTTGTGATACGTATGTGTTGGACTCGACCCCATGGGGTATGATCATCGGGCTTCTGATGGGGATCGTCGCAGGGATGAGGAATGCGTATCGGTCGGTCCAACGGTGGCCGAAGACCGAGCGTCCAGAGTAA
- a CDS encoding F0F1 ATP synthase subunit A — protein MEESPLHQFELQNWVPISLGGFDISINKAVVFMWIVVLVAAVLMVMAGSARKLVPGKLQSLAEMMVDFIRSMILDTMGKEGMRFFPLVATLFVFILFSNLIGLIPGSYTVTSQIIVTAVFSFVVYGLSLVIGFMLHGAKFLGILVPPGTPGWLVPLMIPIEIISQIARPVSLAVRLFANMTAGHVMLAVLFSLTIGGGVLIGWLPFAFTVAIYGLEFGIAFIQAYIFSILTCVYLGDAFHLHGHDEHAH, from the coding sequence GTGGAAGAAAGCCCCCTTCATCAATTTGAGCTTCAGAATTGGGTTCCGATTTCGCTCGGTGGATTCGATATTTCCATCAATAAGGCCGTTGTCTTTATGTGGATCGTCGTGCTGGTTGCGGCGGTGCTCATGGTCATGGCAGGGTCTGCCAGGAAGCTGGTCCCAGGAAAATTGCAGAGTTTGGCGGAGATGATGGTGGATTTCATTCGCAGTATGATCTTGGACACGATGGGGAAGGAGGGAATGCGGTTTTTCCCTCTGGTCGCCACCCTCTTCGTGTTTATCCTCTTCAGTAATCTGATCGGGTTGATTCCTGGTAGCTACACAGTGACGAGCCAAATTATTGTCACAGCCGTTTTCTCTTTCGTGGTCTATGGGTTGAGCCTGGTCATAGGGTTCATGTTACACGGTGCGAAGTTCCTCGGAATCCTAGTTCCTCCTGGGACGCCCGGATGGTTAGTGCCCTTGATGATTCCGATTGAGATTATTAGCCAGATAGCTCGGCCGGTTTCGCTGGCAGTTCGGTTATTTGCCAATATGACAGCGGGACATGTGATGCTCGCGGTGTTGTTCAGCCTCACGATCGGCGGCGGGGTGCTGATCGGATGGTTACCCTTTGCGTTTACGGTTGCCATCTATGGATTGGAATTCGGTATCGCATTTATTCAAGCCTACATTTTCAGTATCCTGACCTGCGTCTACCTGGGTGACGCATTTCATTTACATGGCCACGATGAGCACGCGCATTAG